The Bacteroides sp. genome segment TCAATGTCAGTGCCAACCGTTACCGCCTGTGTAACGCTGCAGGGGTGGTCAGGGAAGGGATCTGTTCGACAGGTAACTTTGTAACGCTTATTGCCCATGATTCCAGGTCATGGACCTTCAGGACCCCTCGGGGAGCATTCCGGGTCAAAGACAAGGTTGAGAACCCCGTCTGGAAAAAACCTGATTGGGCCTTCATTGAAGAAGGGTTGCCAGTGCCCCCACCTGAAGACCAGAGCCGCTTCGAATATGGTGTGCTGGGCGATTATGCCCTCAGCCTGGGCCAGGGTTACCTGATCCACGGAACGCTTTACAAAAGGCAGCTGGGCATGCCGGTTACACACGGCTGCATAAGGCTTGCCGATGAAGACCTTGAACTGGTGTATAAACATTTGTCTGTTGGTTCCAAAGTATTAATCTTCTGATGATAACA includes the following:
- a CDS encoding L,D-transpeptidase, producing the protein MKRMSGKQFVSILGFMAGIMLWIALMIVLSRIVQERAPEIRSDANDNDSIFMEDKELLKYADNLLAGMKKDNRLLSRKTPGGYYLVINVSANRYRLCNAAGVVREGICSTGNFVTLIAHDSRSWTFRTPRGAFRVKDKVENPVWKKPDWAFIEEGLPVPPPEDQSRFEYGVLGDYALSLGQGYLIHGTLYKRQLGMPVTHGCIRLADEDLELVYKHLSVGSKVLIF